One window from the genome of Camelus bactrianus isolate YW-2024 breed Bactrian camel chromosome 4, ASM4877302v1, whole genome shotgun sequence encodes:
- the DNAJB5 gene encoding dnaJ homolog subfamily B member 5 codes for MFKRTVLSCPSAAAPPLQARGAFRSFPHFWGEDFLASLMFKIQLEPLKLRAWTLNGFVKFRNKETSAGPVAVMGKDYYKILGIPSGANEDEIKKAYRKMALKYHPDKNKEPNAEEKFKEIAEAYDVLSDPKKRGLYDQYGEEGLKTGGGSSGGSSGSFHYTFHGDPHATFASFFGGSNPFDIFFASSRSTRPFSGFDPDDMDVDEDEDPFGAFGRFGFNGLSRGPRRAPEPLYPRRKVQDPPVVHELRVSLEEIYHGSTKRMKITRRRLNPDGRTVRTEDKILHIVIKRGWKEGTKITFPKEGDATPDNIPADIVFVLKDKPHAHFRRDGTNVLYSALISLKEALCGCTVNIPTIDGRVIPLPCNDVIKPGTVKRLRGEGLPFPKVPTQRGDLIVEFKVRFPDRLTPQTRQILKQHLPCS; via the exons atgTTTAAGCGCACAGTGCTCTCCTGCCCATCCGCAGCAGCACCCCCACTACAGGCCCGAGGAGCTTTCCGGAGCTTCCCACACTTCTGGGGAGAAGACTTCTTAGCCAGCTTGATGTTTAAAATTCAGCTGGAGCCCTTAAAACTTCGAGCGTGGACGCTGAATGGGTTTGTAAAGTTTCG AAACAAGGAGACCAGTGCCGGTCCAGTGGCTGTGATGGGAAAGGATTACTACAAGATTCTTGGAATCCCATCGGGAGCCAACGAGGATGAAATCAAGAAAGCCTATCGGAAGATGGCTTTGAAGTACCACCCAGACAAGAACAAAGAGCCCAATGCGGAGGAGAAGTTTAAGGAGATTGCGGAGGCCTATGATGTGCTGAGTGACCCTAAGAAACGGGGCCTGTATGACCAGTATGGGGAGGAAG GTCTGAAGACCGGCGGTGGTTCGTCAGGTGGCTCCAGTGGCTCCTTTCACTACACCTTTCATGGGGACCCCCACGCGACCTTTGCCTCCTTCTTTGGAGGCTCCAACCCCTTCGATATCTTCTTTGCCAGCAGTCGCTCTACTCGACCCTTCAGTGGCTTTGACCCAGATGACATGGATGTGGATGAAGATGAGGACCCATTTGGCGCCTTCGGCAGATTTGGCTTCAATGGGCTGAGCAGGGGTCCAAGGCGAGCCCCAGAACCACTGTACCCTCGACGCAAGGTGCAGGACCCACCTGTGGTGCATGAGCTGAGGGTGTCCCTGGAGGAAATCTACCACGGCTCCACAAAACGCATGAAGATCACAAGGCGGCGCCTCAACCCTGATGGGCGAACTGTGCGCACTGAGGACAAGATCCTGCACATTGTCATCAAGCGTGGCTGGAAGGAAGGCACTAAGATCACTTTCCCCAAAGAGGGTGATGCCACACCAGACAACATCCCTGCCGACATCGTCTTTGTGCTCAAAGACAAGCCCCACGCACACTTCCGCCGAGATGGCACCAACGTGCTGTACAGTGCCCTGATCAGCCTCAAGGAG GCACTGTGTGGCTGCACTGTAAACATTCCCACCATTGATGGCCGAGTGATCCCTTTGCCCTGCAATGATGTCATCAAGCCAGGCACCGTGAAGAGACTCCGTGGGGAGGGCCTTCCCTTCCCCAAGGTGCCCACCCAGCGGGGAGATCTCATTGTCGAGTTCAAAGTTCGCTTCCCAGATAGATTAACACCACAGACGCGACAGATCCTTAAGCAGCACCTACCGTGTTCCTAG